One stretch of Podospora bellae-mahoneyi strain CBS 112042 chromosome 2, whole genome shotgun sequence DNA includes these proteins:
- a CDS encoding hypothetical protein (EggNog:ENOG503Q4X2; COG:S), whose amino-acid sequence MQQLREKIPPTALRVQAQQQVRNCITWTGVVCTMIVAYKPSCRRSSAVAAAAAAAGATHPPAFSISILPPPLSPGLYGVENIRPSSIPPRQPSPLASPWPRTPGSEVTGPLAGWPGFDTLGHSPTAPSTPQYAWSTDRSFLYSHLSACGEGCTQHAAAVHGVVKILRVYYPGGQGLHPWGGGGWDLESSGWANNSPLPPSMSGDSNIPWGISRHPPILEDADLFAVYINLISQFKASLDGNPDASNPYIKYYVPYCIQSRLLQRVGVYTAACFLADSGHVDLTAAMAQKSQVFELVNMHLSSQLSTSDEGITGVVQLVLNEWHWGNEGDLRAHLSGLREMIRVRGGFRTLGLHGLISKLAITADVAIALSSETAPFLRGGAEFEFRDNSHVPLRLPLNTPFIPKLATFASCGEALRTHGAVASILDDMRFLLAAVLALPEEPTAKELQKVHTTSGWIHERMVNLSVEGPALRRLSTAAAAASPAPSSATSTTSATFSPLDTRPSPELGDDYHSSTRGRPLGLKQQQHSPLPVRPLQLPGDEHSSVLRLDGSSSPARAAASFTRSTAMMPSDPPDYIYQSVRLAAILYSRAIMLRRPFKQIVTPAEHLQLWRTTWKVPLSTWRSLLGVFNWILLPLVSSSSTQEQDSNNHGHFIKGMLNVSLLQIGMENWELCGGVMDASVGLQRWLSGSGVEAGDSGNEGQKDDGAEMEKRGGEKSDRGQGPKDKGKQVAG is encoded by the exons ATGCAACAACTGCGCGAGAAGATACCCCCAACCGCTCTGCGAGTACAGGCCCAACAGCAGGTGCGCAATTGTATCACGTGGACGGGAGTGGTCTGTACCATGATAGTTGCTTACAAGCCAAGTTGTAGACGATCGAGCGCCgtagcggcggcggcagcagcagcgggagcAACACACCCGCctgccttctccatctccattctaccaccacctctgaGCCCTGGGCTTTACGGGGTCGAAAACATCAGGCCCTCTTCGATACCCCCAaggcagccttctcctctcgCTTCGCCATGGCCCAGAACGCCAGGGTCAGAGGTAACGGGTCCTCTTGCTGGCTGGCCCGGATTCGACACACTGGGACACTCTCCCACGGCACCGTCTACTCCCCAGTACGCCTGGAGCACTGATCGCAGCTTTCTCTACTCCCACCTATCAGCCTGCGGAGAAGGCTGTACGCAACACGCCGCGGCTGTCCATGGTGTCGTCAAAATTCTTCGTGTCTACTACCCAGGAGGGCAGGGGCTTCATCcgtggggaggggggggatgggacTTGGAAAGCAGTGGGTGGGCAAACAACTCACCCCTACCTCCGAGCATGTCTGGCGACAGCAACATACCATGGGGCATATCCAGGCACCCGCCTATTCTAGAGGATGCTGATCTGTTTGCGGTCT ATATAAACCTCATTTCCCAGTTCAAGGCATCGTTAGATGGGAACCCAGATGCGTCGAACCCCTACATCAAGTATTATGTTCCATACTGTATTCAGTCACGGCTCCTACAGCGTGTCGGTGTCTACACAGCTGCGTGTTTCCTCGCCGATTCTGGACATGTTGATCTCACGGCGGCCATGGCGCAGAAAAGCCAAGTATTTGAGCTCGTCAACATGCATCTCAGCTCGCAACTGTCTACCAGCGATGAGGGGATCACGGGTGTCGTTCAGCTTGTTCTCAACGAGTG GCACTGGGGAAACGAAGGCGACTTGCGTGCCCACTTGAGCGGCTTGCGTGAGATGATCAGGGTCCGAGGCGGATTTCGTACCCTGGGTTTACACGGACTGATCAGCAAGCTTGCCATCAC AGCCGATGTGGCCATTGCCTTATCCTCTGAAACGGCCCCTTTCCTGCGTGGCGGCGCCGAGTTTGAGTTCCGTGACAACAGTCATGTACCGCTGCGTCTGCCGCTCAACACACCTTTTATCCCCAAACTCGCAACTTTTGCATCCTGTGGCGAAGCCCTTCGCACCCACGGCGCCGTGGCCTCTATCCTCGACGACATGCGGTTCCTCCTTGCCGCCGTCCTTGCGCTGCCCGAAGAGCCGACAGCGAAAGAGCTCCAAAAAGTGCATACGACATCAGGATGGATCCACGAAAGAATGGTGAACCTCTCCGTGGAGGGCCCGGCGCTACGTCGCCTGTCCACTGCCGCAGCCGCGGCGTCTCCTGCCCCGTCAtcagccaccagcaccacttCAGCAACGTTTAGCCCATTAGACACCAGGCCTAGTCCAGAACTGGGAGACGACTaccacagcagcaccagggGTCGGCCTCTTGGTctgaagcagcagcaacactctCCACTTCCTGTTCGTCCCCTGCAACTGCCAGGCGACGAACACTCCAGCGTGCTGCGCCTCGACGgctcatcatcgccagcCCGAGCTGCAGCCTCGTTCACACGCTCCACGGCGATGATGCCGTCGGATCCTCCAGATTACATCTACCAGTCGGTCCGactcgccgccatcctctACAGCCGGGCCATCATGCTCCGCCGTCCCTTCAAGCAGATTGTAACACCGGCGGAGCACCTACAACTTTGGAGGACCACATGGAAGGTGCCGCTGTCCACGTGGCGGTCCCTCCTCGGGGTGTTCAACTGGATTCTGCTGCCTCttgtgtcgtcgtcgagcaCCCAGGAACAGGACTCGAACAACCACGGGCACTTTATCAAGGGCATGCTGAACGTAAGCTTGCTGCAAATCGGGATGGAGAACTGGGAGCTGTGCGGCGGGGTTATGGACGCGTCCGTGGGCCTGCAGAGGTGGTTGTCAGGGAGCGGAGTTGAAGCTGGTGACAGTGGCAACGAGGGTCAAAAAGATGATGgggcggagatggagaaacgggggggggagaagtcGGATAGGGGGCAGGGACCGAAGGACAAGGGCAAGCAGGTTGCCGGGTGA